The Mammaliicoccus sciuri genome window below encodes:
- a CDS encoding amidohydrolase, protein MLRSLLFKKLEQKEQDMIKHYQYLHQYPEPSFNEVKTSQYIEAFYENKDVVIHNRIGGNYGLIVEIEGSLPGRTIALRADFDALNITEDTGLPFSSKNKGWMHACGHDAHTAYLLILAECLIELKPHLPGKIIIIHQHAEELAPGGAIDMMQSGYLNGVDEIYGIHLFPDYTPDVISYRKGPTMGGRSLFHLKVKGKGGHGSSPHLANDAIMAASTFITNVQTVVSRRLNPFDMGVVTISSFNGLGSLNVIQDSVELAGDVRYMESRIGHQIHDEIEQLIKGLEDTFNIQCEFKYELDCIPLVNHYKQTDYLIDILATSQGDYFESLKEHEQLTSSEDFAIYLEKIPGTFFFVGCKPYGIDKAHFNHSPKFVVNEDALLTASKALGEVVLNRLSIE, encoded by the coding sequence ATGTTACGTAGTTTACTATTTAAAAAGCTGGAACAAAAAGAGCAAGATATGATTAAGCATTATCAATATTTACATCAATATCCTGAACCGTCATTTAATGAAGTGAAGACATCACAATATATAGAAGCATTTTATGAAAATAAAGACGTCGTTATACATAATCGCATTGGTGGTAATTACGGACTGATTGTAGAGATTGAAGGCAGTTTACCGGGAAGAACAATTGCATTACGAGCAGACTTTGATGCTTTAAATATTACTGAAGATACGGGTTTACCATTTAGTTCTAAAAATAAAGGATGGATGCATGCTTGTGGGCATGATGCACATACTGCATATTTGTTAATACTTGCAGAATGTTTGATTGAACTTAAACCGCATTTACCAGGTAAGATTATAATTATCCATCAACATGCAGAAGAGTTAGCACCAGGTGGCGCAATTGACATGATGCAGTCAGGTTATTTAAATGGTGTGGATGAAATCTATGGTATTCATTTATTCCCTGATTATACACCTGATGTTATTTCATATAGGAAAGGTCCTACAATGGGTGGTCGATCATTATTTCATCTTAAAGTTAAAGGAAAAGGTGGACATGGATCAAGTCCACACCTTGCGAATGATGCGATAATGGCAGCAAGTACTTTCATTACGAATGTTCAAACCGTTGTATCGAGAAGACTAAATCCATTTGATATGGGTGTTGTAACGATTAGTTCATTTAATGGTCTAGGTTCATTAAATGTTATCCAAGATAGTGTTGAATTAGCTGGTGATGTAAGATATATGGAAAGCCGTATAGGTCATCAAATCCATGATGAAATCGAACAGTTAATTAAAGGATTAGAAGATACTTTTAATATTCAATGTGAGTTTAAATATGAATTAGATTGTATTCCACTAGTCAATCACTATAAACAAACAGATTATTTAATAGATATTTTGGCAACGAGTCAAGGTGATTATTTTGAATCATTAAAAGAACATGAACAATTAACGAGTTCTGAAGACTTTGCGATATATCTTGAAAAAATACCAGGTACATTTTTCTTTGTCGGATGTAAACCTTATGGAATTGATAAAGCCCACTT